The following proteins are encoded in a genomic region of Sulfurimonas sp. HSL3-7:
- a CDS encoding carbon-nitrogen hydrolase family protein: protein MPMKVAVLQLQSIGMSSTKLYHFIRIAHKKGVKLLLLGEYMLNSFFKELESTPISMIKEQSEHHLAVLKEMAQTHNMVIVAPIIIVKKKEPYKVVAKISPNSTSYYHQQFLINYSHWNEEKYFANPIEGIKAPMSFSLDGVRFMIMGGFELHFDDLWYYTSMKNVDCVLLPTISTFESHERWKEIIKMRAFTHNCYVLRANRIGDYKEEGYTWHFYGDSVLANPYGEIEEHLGDSEELMITEIDHKRVVEARRSWGFKEALNKRQ from the coding sequence ATGCCAATGAAAGTCGCTGTCCTACAACTTCAATCCATCGGCATGAGCTCGACCAAGCTTTACCACTTTATCCGCATCGCGCATAAGAAAGGGGTGAAACTGCTGCTTCTGGGCGAGTATATGCTCAACTCCTTTTTCAAGGAGCTCGAATCCACACCGATCTCGATGATCAAAGAGCAGAGCGAACACCACCTTGCCGTCTTAAAAGAGATGGCGCAGACGCACAACATGGTCATCGTCGCGCCCATCATTATCGTCAAGAAAAAAGAGCCCTACAAGGTGGTCGCCAAGATCTCGCCGAACTCGACCAGCTACTATCACCAGCAGTTCCTTATCAACTACAGCCACTGGAACGAAGAGAAGTACTTTGCCAACCCGATAGAGGGGATCAAAGCGCCGATGAGTTTCAGTCTTGACGGCGTGAGGTTTATGATCATGGGCGGTTTTGAACTCCACTTCGACGACCTCTGGTACTACACGTCGATGAAGAACGTCGACTGCGTGCTGCTGCCGACCATCTCGACCTTCGAATCGCACGAACGGTGGAAAGAGATCATCAAGATGCGCGCTTTTACCCACAACTGCTACGTCCTCCGGGCCAACCGCATCGGCGACTACAAAGAGGAGGGCTACACCTGGCACTTCTACGGCGACTCGGTGCTTGCCAACCCCTACGGCGAGATCGAAGAGCACCTCGGTGACAGCGAAGAGCTGATGATCACGGAGATCGATCACAAGAGGGTCGTCGAAGCCAGACGGAGCTGGGGCTTTAAAGAGGCGCTGAACAAGCGCCAGTAG
- a CDS encoding O-acetylhomoserine aminocarboxypropyltransferase/cysteine synthase family protein, protein MHFQTEALHAGYDKDNQSTMAVPIYMSTAYEFRDVEHAANLFALKELGNIYTRLNNPTTDVFEKRFAQLEGGEAAIATSSGMSAIFYAIANAAEAGDNIVCASQLYGGSLTLFSHTLKRFGIEARYFDVQSPQDAEKLIDDKTKVIFFETLTNPSIDVANIAAITEIADRHNVLTVVDNTVATPALCRPFEHGVDVVVHSASKYTTGQGLAIGGIMVERKDLVEKIRGNARYPHFNEPDTSYHGLVYVDVPLPVYTLRARLSLLRDLGAVSSPFNSWLFIQGLETLALRMKEHSHNALMLAQFLEKHPKVAKVNYPGLPSNSNYANAQRYFENGQASGLLSFEVAGFDQAKAIVDATKIFSLVVNIGDSKSIITHPASTTHQQLSDAELAACGVPAGLIRLSAGLENVNDLIADLSQALEA, encoded by the coding sequence ATGCATTTTCAAACAGAAGCGCTTCATGCCGGTTACGATAAAGACAACCAATCAACCATGGCGGTACCGATCTACATGTCCACGGCGTATGAGTTTCGTGATGTTGAACATGCAGCCAACCTCTTCGCGCTCAAAGAGCTCGGCAACATCTATACCCGTCTGAACAACCCGACAACGGATGTCTTTGAAAAACGTTTTGCCCAGCTGGAAGGCGGCGAGGCTGCCATTGCGACCTCCAGCGGGATGTCGGCGATCTTCTATGCCATTGCCAATGCCGCCGAAGCGGGCGATAACATTGTCTGTGCTTCCCAGCTTTACGGCGGTTCGCTGACGCTCTTCTCGCATACGCTGAAACGTTTCGGGATCGAGGCACGCTATTTTGATGTCCAGAGCCCGCAGGATGCCGAAAAGCTGATCGACGACAAGACGAAAGTGATCTTTTTTGAGACCCTGACCAATCCGAGCATCGATGTCGCCAATATCGCTGCGATCACCGAGATCGCGGACAGACACAATGTCCTGACCGTGGTTGACAACACCGTAGCGACGCCGGCACTCTGCCGTCCGTTTGAGCACGGTGTGGACGTTGTCGTGCACAGTGCAAGTAAATATACGACGGGCCAGGGGCTTGCCATCGGCGGGATCATGGTCGAGCGTAAAGACCTTGTCGAGAAGATCAGGGGCAATGCCCGTTATCCGCACTTCAACGAACCCGATACATCGTACCACGGGCTGGTCTATGTGGATGTGCCGTTGCCTGTTTACACCCTTCGCGCACGTCTTTCGCTGCTGCGCGACCTGGGCGCGGTGAGCTCACCGTTTAACTCATGGCTTTTTATTCAGGGTCTTGAGACACTCGCTCTGCGTATGAAAGAGCATTCGCACAACGCCTTGATGCTGGCGCAGTTTCTGGAGAAACATCCTAAGGTGGCCAAAGTCAACTACCCGGGGCTGCCGTCAAACAGCAACTATGCCAATGCGCAGCGCTATTTTGAGAACGGCCAGGCGAGCGGACTGCTCAGTTTTGAGGTGGCCGGTTTTGACCAGGCAAAAGCCATTGTCGATGCGACCAAGATCTTTTCACTGGTGGTCAATATCGGTGATTCGAAGTCGATCATCACCCACCCGGCATCGACCACGCACCAGCAGCTGTCGGATGCCGAACTTGCAGCCTGCGGTGTACCGGCAGGGTTGATACGTCTGAGTGCAGGTCTGGAAAATGTCAACGACCTTATTGCAGACCTGTCCCAGGCACTAGAGGCGTAG
- a CDS encoding homoserine O-acetyltransferase, which produces MHLETHTEHFTNPLYLESGRILEPYDIIYETYGKMNEDKSNIIVVCHALTGSHHAAGYYEGEHKPGWWDGFIGPGKAIDTDEYFVICTNVVGSCFGSTGPMSTMYPHQEPYRYKFPVVTIKDMVKAQRILFDRLEIHHVHAIIGGSMGGMQALQFAVHFPKFATKVISMAATYATQPWAIAFNKVAQESILSDRDFKNGYYDPKDLKENGLRGMAVGRMAGHISFLSHHSMQEKFGREYKLTDGLYELFGRFQVESYLEYNGHNFTKWFDPLSYLYITKAINIYDLSRGFDSLEEALSLIQSETYLLSFKNDMLFLSDEMKVIADILAGNQRVKSDYFEVDSNYGHDAFLVELDKFEDYVRKALHE; this is translated from the coding sequence CTGCATCTGGAGACGCACACCGAGCACTTTACCAATCCGCTCTATCTTGAGAGCGGGCGTATCCTTGAGCCGTACGATATCATCTACGAGACCTACGGCAAGATGAACGAGGATAAGTCCAATATTATCGTGGTCTGCCATGCCTTGACGGGGTCGCATCATGCCGCCGGTTACTATGAAGGCGAACATAAACCGGGCTGGTGGGACGGCTTCATCGGGCCGGGCAAGGCGATCGACACGGATGAGTACTTTGTAATCTGTACCAATGTGGTCGGCAGCTGTTTCGGTTCGACCGGGCCGATGTCGACGATGTACCCCCATCAGGAGCCTTACCGCTATAAATTTCCTGTTGTGACGATCAAAGATATGGTGAAGGCGCAGCGCATTCTCTTTGACCGTCTGGAGATCCACCATGTCCACGCTATTATCGGCGGGTCGATGGGCGGTATGCAGGCACTGCAGTTCGCCGTGCACTTTCCGAAGTTTGCGACGAAAGTGATCTCGATGGCAGCCACCTATGCGACCCAGCCCTGGGCAATCGCTTTCAACAAGGTGGCCCAAGAGTCGATATTGTCCGACAGGGATTTTAAAAACGGTTATTATGATCCGAAAGATCTGAAAGAGAACGGGCTGCGCGGTATGGCCGTCGGGCGTATGGCGGGGCATATCAGCTTCCTCTCCCACCACTCGATGCAGGAGAAGTTCGGACGTGAGTACAAACTGACGGACGGCCTTTACGAGCTCTTCGGCCGCTTCCAGGTGGAATCCTACCTGGAGTACAACGGCCACAACTTTACCAAATGGTTTGATCCGCTTTCGTACCTCTACATCACCAAAGCGATCAATATCTACGATCTCTCACGGGGGTTCGATTCGCTTGAAGAGGCGCTTTCGCTGATACAGTCGGAGACCTATCTGCTAAGCTTTAAAAATGACATGCTCTTCTTAAGCGACGAGATGAAGGTGATCGCTGATATACTTGCCGGCAACCAAAGAGTAAAAAGCGACTATTTTGAAGTCGACAGCAACTACGGGCATGACGCCTTTTTGGTTGAGCTGGACAAATTTGAGGATTATGTGAGAAAGGCGCTACATGAGTGA
- a CDS encoding YdhR family protein produces MAAILFVRLKSELAFEELERRMEDRRPQFLEVPGLVQKFYGRDKATGAVCGIYLFETRAALDAFRETELAKTIPSAYEATEVRPEVYDLLTSLRPERGPLAE; encoded by the coding sequence ATGGCTGCTATTTTATTTGTCCGCTTAAAGTCGGAACTGGCATTCGAAGAGCTTGAACGTCGAATGGAGGACCGTCGTCCGCAATTTCTAGAGGTGCCCGGATTGGTGCAGAAGTTTTACGGCAGAGACAAGGCGACGGGTGCTGTCTGCGGCATCTATCTCTTTGAGACCCGGGCGGCGCTCGATGCATTTCGCGAGACCGAACTGGCGAAAACGATACCGAGCGCTTACGAAGCGACAGAGGTTCGCCCGGAAGTCTACGACCTGCTCACTTCCTTACGGCCGGAGCGCGGTCCGCTTGCAGAGTAG
- the guaB gene encoding IMP dehydrogenase, producing the protein MNIRKRALTFEDVLLIPKYSEVLPKEVNLETMLTRNIKLNIPMVSAAMDTVTEYRAAIAMARLGGIGIIHKNMDIATQAKQVRQVKKSESGMIIDPVSVNPDATLREADIKMGEYRISGVPVVDEDNKLLGILTNRDMRFEKDYGKKSGDVMTKMPLVTGTKGMSLDDAADIMHKNKIEKLPVIDDEGRLQGLYTIKDIKKRIEHPNANKDELGRLRVGAAIGVGQMDRAKALVEAGVDVLVLDSAHGHSKGIIDTVKAIKAELDVDIIAGNVATGEAVEALAEAGADAVKVGIGPGSICTTRIVAGVGVPQISAIDECAAVGRKLGVPIIADGGIKYSGEIAKALAVGASSIMAGSLLAGTEESPGDLINFQGRQYKSYRGMGSIGAMQKGSHDRYFQEGTAADKLVPEGIEGRVPFRGSIAGIVHQMMGGLRASMGYCGSKDIVTFWEKAEFVEITSAGLKESHVHDVQITAEAPNYHV; encoded by the coding sequence ATGAATATTCGTAAACGCGCACTTACCTTCGAAGACGTTCTTCTCATCCCAAAATACTCAGAGGTCCTTCCCAAAGAGGTCAACCTTGAGACAATGCTGACACGCAATATCAAGCTTAATATCCCGATGGTCTCTGCGGCAATGGATACCGTGACTGAGTACCGTGCCGCGATCGCAATGGCCCGTCTCGGCGGTATCGGTATCATCCATAAAAACATGGATATCGCGACACAGGCCAAGCAGGTAAGACAGGTGAAAAAGTCAGAGAGCGGGATGATCATCGACCCTGTATCTGTCAATCCCGATGCGACATTGAGAGAGGCCGATATCAAGATGGGTGAATACCGTATCAGCGGCGTTCCCGTCGTGGATGAAGACAACAAGCTGCTGGGTATCCTGACAAACCGTGACATGCGTTTCGAGAAAGACTATGGCAAAAAAAGCGGTGATGTCATGACCAAAATGCCGTTGGTGACCGGTACCAAAGGGATGTCACTTGATGATGCCGCCGATATCATGCACAAAAACAAGATCGAAAAACTTCCGGTTATTGACGATGAGGGGAGACTTCAGGGACTCTATACGATCAAAGATATCAAAAAACGTATCGAACACCCTAATGCGAACAAAGATGAGCTGGGCCGTCTTCGTGTCGGTGCTGCGATCGGCGTCGGTCAGATGGACCGTGCAAAAGCACTTGTCGAAGCGGGTGTTGACGTGCTGGTTCTGGACTCGGCACACGGTCATTCCAAAGGGATCATCGATACGGTCAAAGCGATCAAAGCGGAGTTGGATGTTGATATCATTGCCGGAAACGTTGCTACGGGCGAAGCGGTCGAAGCGCTTGCCGAAGCGGGTGCAGACGCCGTTAAAGTTGGTATCGGACCGGGTTCGATCTGTACGACGCGTATTGTTGCCGGTGTGGGTGTGCCGCAGATCTCTGCTATCGATGAGTGTGCCGCTGTCGGGCGTAAACTTGGCGTGCCTATTATTGCAGACGGGGGTATCAAATACTCCGGCGAGATCGCGAAAGCCCTGGCCGTGGGCGCAAGCTCTATTATGGCGGGTTCTCTGCTTGCCGGTACCGAAGAGTCGCCGGGCGACCTGATCAACTTCCAGGGACGCCAGTACAAATCGTACCGCGGTATGGGAAGTATCGGGGCGATGCAGAAAGGCTCACACGACCGTTATTTCCAGGAAGGTACGGCTGCTGACAAGCTGGTACCGGAAGGGATCGAAGGGCGTGTACCGTTCCGCGGATCGATTGCCGGTATCGTGCACCAGATGATGGGCGGTCTGCGCGCATCTATGGGATACTGCGGTTCAAAAGACATTGTGACGTTCTGGGAAAAAGCAGAGTTCGTCGAGATCACTTCTGCCGGTCTGAAAGAGTCGCATGTCCATGACGTTCAGATCACAGCCGAGGCGCCGAACTACCACGTTTAG
- the gatA gene encoding Asp-tRNA(Asn)/Glu-tRNA(Gln) amidotransferase subunit GatA, giving the protein MITLKEALSLSKEELAAFKEDLKKKIEANPELNAYIDVNNVGDGVPIAIKDNIQVKEWSVTSGSKILQGYIAPYNATVINKLLDAGISPFGRTNMDEFAMGSTTESSCYGITQNPHNPNCVPGGSSGGSAAAVGAGLAIAALGSDTGGSIRQPAAFCGIVGMKPTYGRVSRYGLGAYASSLDQIGPMTQNVEDAAILYDIISGHDVKDSTSYQSDDKVSDKLDPERKLTIAIIPDHVKDASDEIKQGYAKAVEALKVAGHTVVEKSLMDGKYDISAYYITATAEATTNLARYDGIRYGNRKEGENLNDLFVKTRSEGFGDEVKRRILLGNFVLSSGYYDAYYVKAQKVRHLIKEEYAKLFAEVDLILSPVAPRTAYEVGALEDPLEMYLSDIYTISVNLAGLPAISLPVDKAENGMPVGLQLIANAYDEQTLFDGALSLEKQLNS; this is encoded by the coding sequence GTGATTACGCTTAAAGAAGCCCTTTCCCTATCAAAAGAGGAGTTGGCAGCATTTAAAGAGGATCTTAAAAAGAAGATCGAAGCAAATCCGGAGCTCAATGCTTACATTGATGTCAATAATGTCGGCGACGGTGTACCGATCGCGATCAAAGACAATATTCAGGTCAAAGAGTGGTCGGTAACATCCGGTTCCAAGATCCTGCAGGGATACATCGCACCGTACAACGCGACCGTGATCAACAAGCTTCTTGATGCAGGTATCTCACCGTTCGGCCGGACCAACATGGATGAGTTTGCGATGGGATCGACGACGGAGAGCTCATGCTACGGGATCACGCAGAATCCGCATAACCCCAACTGCGTACCGGGCGGCTCGTCAGGCGGATCGGCGGCAGCTGTCGGTGCGGGACTTGCGATCGCGGCACTCGGTTCCGACACCGGCGGCTCGATCCGTCAGCCGGCGGCATTCTGCGGTATTGTCGGCATGAAACCGACCTATGGCCGTGTCAGCCGTTACGGTCTGGGCGCGTATGCAAGCTCGCTTGACCAGATCGGACCGATGACCCAGAACGTTGAAGATGCGGCGATTCTCTACGACATCATCAGCGGTCATGACGTCAAGGACTCGACAAGTTATCAGAGCGATGATAAAGTCTCTGACAAACTTGATCCTGAGCGCAAGCTGACGATCGCGATCATTCCCGATCATGTCAAAGACGCCAGCGATGAGATCAAACAAGGGTATGCCAAAGCGGTCGAAGCACTGAAAGTAGCGGGCCATACTGTTGTTGAGAAGAGTCTGATGGACGGCAAGTACGACATCTCGGCTTACTATATTACGGCAACGGCTGAGGCGACAACAAACCTGGCACGTTATGACGGTATCCGTTACGGTAACCGCAAAGAGGGTGAAAACCTGAATGACCTTTTTGTCAAAACCCGTTCCGAAGGGTTCGGTGACGAGGTCAAACGCCGTATCCTGCTGGGGAACTTTGTTCTCTCAAGCGGCTACTATGATGCCTACTATGTCAAAGCGCAAAAAGTGCGTCACCTGATCAAAGAAGAATACGCAAAACTGTTTGCCGAAGTCGATTTGATCTTGAGCCCTGTCGCGCCGCGTACAGCGTACGAAGTCGGTGCTTTGGAAGACCCTCTTGAGATGTACCTGAGCGATATCTATACGATCTCGGTCAACCTTGCCGGTCTGCCGGCGATCTCTCTTCCGGTGGACAAAGCAGAAAACGGCATGCCGGTCGGTCTCCAGCTGATCGCCAATGCCTATGATGAGCAGACACTCTTTGACGGTGCGCTCAGTCTAGAAAAACAATTAAATTCATAA
- a CDS encoding phytanoyl-CoA dioxygenase family protein, with translation MRIAPLAKGRLWFEYENYKQHARFLNLSKKEKEIVEQFKKEGCYLYKNAISDDVIDKIDNAVDEWMIDNISGLVANKKPDGTYPRLIGLHEEVPAIQALFSNEVTLRLRELLFGRGKSLYTSITFLQGSQQALHRDIPVFNVSPDNFYFRIWFALEDATFENGTLTGVRGGHRVAADKYRMPHRFYSRFEEIPEQDPVLWRKYQDALKQKYEAAGLREEKIELSKGDLLIWHPLFPHGGSKIEDKKSSRRSVVLHVTEIPPFSQTVKK, from the coding sequence ATGCGAATAGCCCCTTTAGCAAAAGGAAGACTCTGGTTCGAATATGAAAATTATAAACAGCATGCCCGTTTTCTGAATCTTTCAAAAAAAGAGAAAGAGATCGTCGAACAGTTCAAAAAAGAGGGGTGCTACCTTTACAAAAATGCCATCAGCGATGATGTCATTGACAAGATCGATAATGCGGTAGACGAATGGATGATCGACAATATATCCGGATTGGTGGCCAATAAAAAACCGGACGGAACCTACCCGAGACTCATCGGTCTGCATGAAGAGGTGCCTGCCATACAGGCGCTGTTCTCAAACGAGGTGACGCTCAGGCTCCGGGAGCTGCTGTTCGGGCGCGGAAAGTCACTCTATACCAGTATCACTTTTTTGCAGGGAAGTCAGCAGGCACTGCACCGGGATATCCCTGTTTTTAATGTTTCGCCCGACAACTTCTATTTCAGGATCTGGTTTGCACTGGAAGACGCGACATTTGAGAACGGGACATTGACAGGGGTGAGAGGTGGCCACAGGGTGGCTGCTGACAAGTACAGGATGCCGCACAGGTTCTACAGCCGTTTTGAGGAGATCCCCGAACAGGACCCTGTCCTGTGGCGAAAATATCAGGATGCGTTAAAGCAAAAATATGAAGCAGCGGGTCTCAGAGAGGAGAAGATAGAGTTGTCCAAAGGCGATCTGCTTATATGGCATCCTCTTTTCCCTCACGGGGGAAGCAAAATTGAAGACAAAAAGTCGAGCAGGCGGTCCGTTGTCCTTCACGTAACGGAGATTCCTCCGTTTTCGCAGACCGTCAAAAAGTGA
- a CDS encoding tRNA pseudouridine(13) synthase TruD has product MKRKYIQNHNPVTFSFKPTREDFIVDEIPLYEEGKRGNYLHLHIKKTDMSTMEMIAVLEEQTKFHNISYAGLKDKYATTTQYISMPASYEKYFAKFKHPQIEILDSFLHKEKLNIGDLKGNRFKIRLHDVTPKSAEKLDEVLQEIVRQGMPNYFGYQRFGQDEDHFEKSKEAAHGSKVFRDRRLNKLMTNAYQSYLFNDWLDERVRLCRDLDYMDLDLFEKKWGLSTEEVKQLQGQSSIFKVLPGEIMLDVQSGKWVNVTDLQSVKKPYKERKLQPTGLLVGNKVWRSRGAAGAIEARHDDDEVTMAGERRVAWVYPKEIKSKYLKKESVYELSFALPKGSYATVLLENLANRDIEGVHEPKKTKKSASFRFDDPDDYDDEY; this is encoded by the coding sequence ATGAAACGCAAATACATACAGAACCATAATCCCGTGACATTCAGCTTTAAACCGACCCGCGAGGATTTCATCGTCGATGAGATCCCCCTTTACGAAGAGGGCAAAAGAGGCAATTACCTGCATCTGCACATCAAAAAGACCGACATGTCCACTATGGAGATGATCGCCGTTCTGGAGGAGCAGACTAAGTTCCACAACATCTCCTACGCGGGATTGAAGGACAAGTACGCGACGACCACGCAGTACATCTCGATGCCGGCCTCGTATGAGAAGTATTTTGCGAAGTTCAAGCACCCGCAGATAGAGATACTCGACTCGTTCCTCCATAAAGAGAAGCTCAACATCGGTGACCTCAAAGGGAACCGCTTCAAGATCCGCCTTCACGACGTGACGCCGAAAAGTGCCGAGAAGCTCGATGAGGTGCTTCAGGAGATCGTCCGTCAGGGGATGCCGAACTACTTCGGGTACCAGCGTTTCGGGCAGGACGAAGACCACTTCGAGAAGTCCAAAGAGGCGGCGCACGGCTCCAAGGTCTTCCGCGACCGCCGTCTGAACAAGCTGATGACCAATGCCTACCAGTCCTACCTTTTCAACGACTGGCTGGACGAACGGGTCCGTCTCTGCCGCGATCTGGACTACATGGACCTGGATCTCTTTGAGAAGAAGTGGGGGCTTTCGACCGAAGAGGTCAAACAGCTTCAGGGGCAGTCCTCCATCTTCAAGGTGCTTCCGGGCGAGATCATGCTCGACGTTCAAAGTGGCAAATGGGTCAATGTCACCGACCTCCAGTCGGTTAAAAAGCCCTACAAAGAGCGCAAGCTTCAACCGACGGGACTGCTGGTAGGTAACAAGGTGTGGCGCTCGCGCGGCGCGGCCGGTGCGATCGAAGCACGTCATGACGATGACGAGGTGACGATGGCCGGCGAACGCCGCGTCGCCTGGGTCTACCCCAAGGAGATAAAGTCGAAGTACCTCAAAAAAGAGAGCGTCTATGAGCTCTCTTTCGCACTGCCGAAAGGCTCCTACGCCACCGTGCTTCTGGAGAACCTCGCCAACCGGGATATAGAGGGCGTGCACGAGCCTAAGAAAACGAAGAAGTCTGCTTCTTTCCGGTTCGATGATCCGGATGATTACGATGATGAGTATTAG
- a CDS encoding J domain-containing protein, with protein sequence MHDNDLCSEEEEQWVIWNDAYGICDTVTIARVEIGSDSRKAWLDEPYDMVGPFSLDELERGGRISFAACVVMSHQRWQEDQVALRRASLEKRREAQGRLFEELERANGRRRRRPNRFQQCNEKQHRELLELPADGTLEPSKIKAAFRRLAKKVHPDVGGSHDHFVQITEARDALLELVS encoded by the coding sequence ATGCATGACAACGACCTGTGCTCCGAGGAAGAAGAACAGTGGGTCATCTGGAATGACGCCTACGGCATATGCGATACGGTGACGATCGCCCGGGTCGAAATCGGCTCCGACAGCAGAAAGGCCTGGCTGGATGAGCCCTACGACATGGTGGGGCCGTTCAGCCTCGACGAGCTCGAGAGAGGCGGCCGGATCAGCTTCGCTGCGTGTGTCGTCATGTCCCACCAACGATGGCAGGAGGATCAGGTGGCGTTGCGCCGGGCATCTCTCGAAAAACGCCGTGAAGCCCAGGGGCGGCTTTTCGAAGAGCTTGAGCGTGCCAACGGACGCCGCAGACGGCGCCCGAACCGTTTTCAGCAATGCAATGAGAAGCAGCATCGAGAGCTGCTGGAGCTGCCGGCCGACGGGACGCTTGAGCCGTCCAAGATCAAAGCCGCTTTTCGCCGGCTTGCCAAGAAGGTGCATCCCGACGTCGGCGGCAGCCATGACCATTTTGTTCAGATCACCGAAGCGCGTGACGCGCTGCTCGAGCTCGTTTCATAA
- a CDS encoding RDD family protein produces MKKESNNIQHPTVNIRYAGFWVRFLASWIDTLVLIVPIGLIVYLLSGGAWLDFSQLSQSIALAQSSAPADALQTMPKASMKWESLFELLVAGVTIVFWKRWAGATPGKKLLGIHVVDAASCDDINNKQAIIRYIGYIISAIPLGAGFLMVGLRKDKRALHDLLAETVVIYK; encoded by the coding sequence ATGAAAAAAGAATCAAATAACATCCAGCATCCAACAGTAAACATCCGTTACGCCGGGTTCTGGGTTCGGTTCCTGGCAAGCTGGATCGATACTCTTGTATTGATCGTTCCGATAGGTCTGATCGTCTATCTGCTCAGCGGCGGTGCCTGGCTGGACTTTTCACAACTTTCCCAAAGTATTGCACTGGCACAGAGCAGTGCGCCTGCCGATGCACTGCAGACGATGCCAAAAGCAAGTATGAAGTGGGAGTCGCTGTTTGAACTGTTGGTCGCCGGCGTGACCATCGTTTTCTGGAAACGCTGGGCGGGCGCGACACCGGGCAAAAAACTGCTCGGTATTCACGTGGTTGATGCTGCCAGTTGCGACGATATTAATAACAAGCAAGCGATTATTCGCTATATTGGCTATATTATTTCAGCCATTCCGTTGGGGGCAGGGTTCCTGATGGTCGGGCTGAGAAAAGACAAGCGGGCTCTGCACGATCTGCTGGCTGAGACGGTTGTCATTTACAAATAA
- the xseB gene encoding exodeoxyribonuclease VII small subunit, with product MSEKTAEDFEIRLEKAKAILEKLMNPEITLNESVKAYEEGMKELQQAQKMLENAQLQIEQIRTKQ from the coding sequence ATGAGTGAAAAAACCGCAGAAGATTTTGAGATAAGACTGGAAAAGGCCAAAGCGATCCTTGAGAAGCTGATGAACCCTGAGATCACCCTGAATGAGAGCGTAAAAGCTTACGAAGAGGGGATGAAAGAGCTTCAGCAAGCGCAGAAGATGTTGGAAAATGCGCAGCTACAGATCGAACAGATCCGGACCAAACAGTAG